DNA from Sorangium aterium:
GACCCGGGTGACGCGGCGCCGTCGCTGCGCGCGGTCGTGAAGATGCGGATCACCTGCATCGCGGCGGGCGCGCCGCGGGTGAGCGCGTCGCTCAGCAGCGATCCGATCTCGTCCTCGATGAACCGCTTCACCGAGCGGGCGCCGTCCTCGGCAACGAACGCCTCGCGCGCGATCCGCTCGGCCACGCCGGCGCCCCGGCGCACGAAGGCGCTCCGCTCGGCGAGCCCGCGCCGGGCGAGCAGCCGGTCGAGCTCCTTCTCGGCCACCCGCACCGCCACCTCGGGCGTCAGCGGCCGGAACGGCACGACGCGGTCGATCCGGTTGAACAGCTCGGGCGGGAAGAAGTCGCGCACCGCCCGCGCGACCTCCTGGGCCGACTCCTCCGCGATCGCGAGCGCCCGCGCCTCGGGCAGTCCCGCGCCGCCGAAGCCCACCAGCGCCCGCGACCGCGCGCCCAGGTTGGACGTCATCACCACGACCGCGTGGTGGAAGTGCGCGGGCCTCGCCGCCGCGTCCGTGAGCCGCCCGTCCTCGAAGAGCTGGAGCAAGAGGCCGTGCACCGACGGGTGCGCCTTCTCGATCTCGTCGAGCAGCACCAGCGAGAACGGCTGCTCCCGCACCCGCTGCGTCAGGAGCCCGTCGGGCGCGTAGCGATCGCCGACGAGCCGCGCCGGCGCGTCCGGGCCGCTCTGCTCGCTCATGTCGAAGCGGAGCAGGCGCGACGCGCTGCCGTAGATGAGCTCCGCCATGCACCTGGCGAGCTCGGTCTTGCCGGTCCCCGTCGGCCCTGTGAACAGGTACACGCCGTACGGGCGCCGCGGATCCACGAGGCCCGCCTTGATGCGCGCCACGAGGTCCGCGGCGGCGCGCACGGCCTCCGGCTGGCCGATCACCCGCCGGCCGAGCTCCTCCTCCAGCGCGCCGGCGTCGAGCGGCTCGTCGCCGCCCAGGAGGAGCCGCGGTACGCCGGTCTTCTGCGACAGGAGCCGCAGCACGTCCTGCGAGCCGACCGATCGCGACGCGTGGCCGCGCGCCGGTCCCGGCTCCCCGGAGGACGAGGGCGTCACGCCCGCGCGGACGACCTCGCGCAGGAGGTCGACGGCCTTGCCCGGCAGCGCCTGCGCCGAGAGGAGCGAGCCGCCGAGATCGAGGATCGTCCGCAGCACGTACGGGCTCACGCGGGCGGCGTGGCGCTGCTCGAGCGCGCGGACCTCCCGCACCATGAGGCGGAACGTCTCGGAGGGCGTCGCCTCGGGGAGGAAGAGCGGCGTGAACAGGGCCGCGAACGACGGGGACTCCTGCTCGAGGAGGCGGAACGCCTCGGGGGAGCACTCGCCGACCATCACGATCTCGCGGCGGGAGAGCGGGCCGCGGAAGAAATCGGCGAGCGAGCGCTCGCTCTCGCGCGACCTGCCGATCCGGCCGAAGTGGTGGAGGTCGTCGATCACGAGGATCGCGCCCCGGCTGCGCGCGTCGTCGACGAGCTCGACGCACCGCTTCTCCCAGTCGCCGAGGTGGCTCATCCCGGCGATGAGCCTGCGGCCGCTCACGGCGAAGACGTCGCGGACGCGGTCGAGGTTCTTGTGCGCGCCGTACCCGTCGGCCGCGAGGAGATCGAGCACCGCCCGGTGGATCAGGGTCGTCTTGCCGCACCCCGGCGGGCCGACGACGACGACCGGCTGCGCCCTGCCCGCGCCGAGCAGCAGCGCGAGCTGCTCGCGCTGCGGCGATCGCGGCACGCCCGCGTCGAGGTTGCCCTGGGCCGCGCGCTGCGTGAGGCTCACGCCGAGGCTCGGCAGGACCTTGAGGCCCCGGCGCTTCTTCCAGCGGAACGCCGGATCGGCGCCGGTGTCGTCGTCGCCCGGTCGATCCGGCAGATCGGCGAGCGCCGAGCGCGGGGCGCACGAGAACGACAGCGCCGTGATGCGCTCCTTGCCCCGGCTCCAGAGCCGCGCGATCTCGTCGTCGTCGAGCGCGGCCCACGCGACCTGGAACAGCGCGCGGAGCTGCTCGTCCAGCGGGAGATCCTCGCGGATCGGCGCGGCCTCGCCCTGGCGGGCGGGGTGGTAGGCGAAGACGATGCGCTCCTGCTCCGAGGCCCAGCGCGGCTCGAGCACGACGGGGCAGAGCCCGCTCACCTTGCGCCGGTCGGCGGCGCCGGAGAGCGTGAGCTCGAGGCGCACCTTCTCGAGCCGGATGCCGCGGGGAAACTCGAAGCGCGCGATCTCGGCCGCGCGCGCCTTCTCGAAGACGGGCCTGAGCTCGTCGGTGAGCAGGCGCCGGACGCGCTCCGAGTGCCGCCCCTCCCGCGAGCGCGTGCTCGGGCCGAGGCCGAGCGTCACGCACTCGACGTTCGTGGTCCGCCGTTCGAAGAGCGGGATCGTGAAGTGCACGGCCTCAGGGTAGTGGCTACGCCAGGTCAGGCGTCGTGCAAATCATCCAGCGCCGCGCCGTCCCCGCCTGCGCTGAAGTACTCGCTCCGATCCAGCCCGCTCCCCTCGTCCTCGAACAGGAGCAGGTGCGTCAGCGCGACCTCGTCGAGCCGCTCCCAGTACCAGGCCGGGTCCATCGCGATCCGCGCCCTGCGCCCCGCGATCAGCGCCGCGCCCTCGACCTCGTCGAGCTCGCGCGCGGCCGCCCCGCGCCGCCGCGCCGCGGCCGAGCCGGCGGGCGGCGGGGCGAGCGACCTGTGCTCCCACTGGTCCTCGGCGATGTCGGCCGCGTGCGCGACGAAGTGCACGAACACGTGCATCCGGCCGTCGTCCGAAGCCTCGCCCGCGTCCCGCTTGCGCGCGACCACCCGGTGGAGCCCTCGCTCCAGCGAGAGGAACGCCCCGGCGTACGCGCCGG
Protein-coding regions in this window:
- a CDS encoding AAA family ATPase → MHFTIPLFERRTTNVECVTLGLGPSTRSREGRHSERVRRLLTDELRPVFEKARAAEIARFEFPRGIRLEKVRLELTLSGAADRRKVSGLCPVVLEPRWASEQERIVFAYHPARQGEAAPIREDLPLDEQLRALFQVAWAALDDDEIARLWSRGKERITALSFSCAPRSALADLPDRPGDDDTGADPAFRWKKRRGLKVLPSLGVSLTQRAAQGNLDAGVPRSPQREQLALLLGAGRAQPVVVVGPPGCGKTTLIHRAVLDLLAADGYGAHKNLDRVRDVFAVSGRRLIAGMSHLGDWEKRCVELVDDARSRGAILVIDDLHHFGRIGRSRESERSLADFFRGPLSRREIVMVGECSPEAFRLLEQESPSFAALFTPLFLPEATPSETFRLMVREVRALEQRHAARVSPYVLRTILDLGGSLLSAQALPGKAVDLLREVVRAGVTPSSSGEPGPARGHASRSVGSQDVLRLLSQKTGVPRLLLGGDEPLDAGALEEELGRRVIGQPEAVRAAADLVARIKAGLVDPRRPYGVYLFTGPTGTGKTELARCMAELIYGSASRLLRFDMSEQSGPDAPARLVGDRYAPDGLLTQRVREQPFSLVLLDEIEKAHPSVHGLLLQLFEDGRLTDAAARPAHFHHAVVVMTSNLGARSRALVGFGGAGLPEARALAIAEESAQEVARAVRDFFPPELFNRIDRVVPFRPLTPEVAVRVAEKELDRLLARRGLAERSAFVRRGAGVAERIAREAFVAEDGARSVKRFIEDEIGSLLSDALTRGAPAAMQVIRIFTTARSDGAASPGSPESPASPTFALHREALAEAEPAAAAWALAPLMARPLGALTAELSPLLEFVDALDRSDDLARLSERIRYHLAEHSRTAAEGPEAHEHAEAVYNLDAMRGAIRAFRERIDLVRRRSGDDDEQQHLDLEVRRFGYVTVEDEWSRSRVRLFHRRQLPGPLRRPAKQEVLECIAEGHALRRALRKVDEPGQHAVLIELLRAARFDERPAGARDEPEEGLFEALARAYGEAGGEVEGWACAPLCSASDGDGHARVVEQGRGAAGLEAMLAAPGRGAELLVLSVVGLCVTDFFELETGAHVWTSLSRGPEVVRVRVLPARPGLSPAGAVREHLELQAAFDEAARRGHALPPNPAELLPVVRRVRFDPPRRPGATAPIEIEDYVMGYAESALVRSLSQALAPLWLLRMSREDVA